The following coding sequences lie in one Lysobacter capsici genomic window:
- a CDS encoding sugar phosphate isomerase/epimerase family protein yields the protein MMIATPRSIAAALLMFFTALPAFAQNTNTHARPIAVQMYTLRNIASLDEQLKIVHDAGIHAVETVGTQNVSATDLKQLLDKYSIQVVSTHAQLSDLRSDLDKVVAFNKSIGNTTLVVPYLKKEERPTDAAGWTALGKELGKMSKKVQAKGMTLAYHNHDFEIVDFNGKTGLELMFEGAGPKLKAELDLAWIARAGYDPATLLGKFRGRVFAVHAKDNAPQGQAKDEDGFAAVGKGVLDWNAILPAAARAGVRWYIIEHDHPFDPAAVIKTGAAYLNEHLPAGAGR from the coding sequence ATGATGATCGCCACACCGCGCAGCATTGCGGCAGCTCTGCTTATGTTCTTCACTGCCCTGCCCGCCTTCGCGCAGAACACCAACACCCACGCCAGGCCGATCGCGGTGCAGATGTACACACTGCGCAACATCGCCTCGCTCGATGAGCAGTTGAAGATCGTCCACGACGCGGGGATCCACGCCGTGGAGACCGTCGGCACGCAGAATGTGTCGGCCACCGATCTCAAGCAGCTTCTGGACAAGTATTCGATCCAGGTCGTTTCGACCCACGCGCAGTTGTCCGATCTGCGCAGCGACCTCGACAAGGTGGTGGCGTTCAACAAGTCGATCGGCAACACCACGCTCGTGGTGCCCTACCTGAAGAAAGAGGAGCGTCCGACCGATGCCGCCGGCTGGACCGCGCTGGGCAAGGAACTGGGCAAGATGTCGAAGAAGGTCCAGGCCAAGGGCATGACGCTCGCGTACCACAATCACGATTTCGAGATCGTCGATTTCAACGGCAAGACCGGCCTTGAACTGATGTTCGAAGGCGCCGGCCCCAAGCTCAAGGCCGAGCTCGACCTGGCCTGGATTGCGCGCGCGGGCTACGACCCGGCGACGTTGCTCGGCAAGTTCCGCGGGCGTGTGTTTGCCGTGCATGCCAAGGACAACGCGCCACAAGGTCAAGCCAAGGACGAGGACGGTTTCGCCGCCGTGGGCAAAGGCGTGCTGGACTGGAATGCGATCCTTCCCGCCGCCGCGCGGGCCGGCGTGCGGTGGTACATCATCGAACACGACCATCCGTTCGACCCGGCCGCCGTCATCAAGACCGGCGCGGCCTACCTCAACGAGCACCTGCCCGCAGGCGCGGGTCGCTAG
- a CDS encoding nucleoside permease → MTSTMSRLSAMMFLQFFIWGAWFVTLGTYLVQGPLQASASQVATAFLSQSIGAIVAPFLVGLIADRYFAAQRILAVLHLAGAVLMWKASTATSFGTFSACVMIYMLLFMPTLALANSIAMRHMHAPEKQFPPVRVAGSIGWIVAGVLIGWLGWEQAHRLELTFQMAAAASLLLGLYALTLPDTPPLEQQRSATLGQILGLDALRLLKSRSYLVFFLASIAICIPLSFYYNFTNPYLNDLGVRGAAGLQSLGQVSEVLLMLAMPFLFARLGVKTMLALGMAAWVLRYVLFAYGDAGAGFALLVTGIVLHGICYDFFFVTGQIYTDAHAGPASRSSAQGFITLATYGVGMLIGSFLSGAVVEHYTTAAGRDWQQIWLFPAGVALVVLLAFVFLFRERPAAVSAQSSAPSAH, encoded by the coding sequence ATGACGTCCACCATGTCGCGCTTGAGCGCGATGATGTTTCTTCAGTTCTTCATCTGGGGTGCGTGGTTCGTGACCCTGGGTACCTACCTGGTGCAGGGTCCGCTGCAGGCCAGCGCAAGCCAGGTGGCGACCGCGTTCCTCAGCCAGTCCATCGGCGCCATCGTCGCGCCGTTCCTGGTCGGGCTGATCGCCGATCGCTACTTCGCCGCGCAACGCATCCTGGCGGTGCTGCATCTGGCCGGCGCCGTATTGATGTGGAAGGCCTCCACGGCCACGAGTTTCGGCACGTTCTCGGCCTGCGTGATGATCTACATGCTGTTGTTCATGCCCACGCTGGCCCTGGCCAACAGCATCGCGATGCGGCATATGCACGCGCCCGAAAAGCAGTTCCCGCCGGTCCGTGTCGCCGGCAGCATCGGCTGGATCGTCGCAGGCGTCTTGATCGGCTGGCTGGGTTGGGAGCAGGCCCATCGGCTCGAACTCACCTTCCAGATGGCCGCGGCGGCCTCGCTGCTCCTTGGCCTGTACGCGCTCACCCTTCCGGACACGCCGCCGCTGGAACAGCAACGCAGCGCAACGCTCGGACAGATCCTGGGGCTGGATGCGCTGCGCCTGTTGAAGTCGCGTTCTTACCTGGTGTTCTTCCTGGCCTCGATCGCGATCTGCATTCCACTGTCGTTCTACTACAACTTCACCAACCCTTACCTCAACGATCTCGGCGTGCGCGGCGCGGCCGGACTGCAGTCGCTCGGCCAGGTGTCGGAAGTGCTGTTGATGCTGGCGATGCCGTTCCTGTTCGCACGGCTCGGCGTCAAGACCATGCTCGCGCTGGGCATGGCGGCGTGGGTACTGCGCTATGTCCTGTTCGCCTATGGCGATGCCGGCGCCGGGTTCGCGCTGCTGGTGACCGGCATCGTGCTGCACGGCATTTGCTACGACTTCTTCTTCGTCACCGGCCAGATCTATACCGACGCCCATGCAGGCCCCGCCTCGCGCAGCAGCGCGCAAGGCTTCATCACGCTGGCGACCTACGGCGTGGGCATGTTGATCGGCAGCTTCCTGTCGGGCGCGGTGGTGGAGCACTACACCACCGCGGCAGGCCGCGACTGGCAGCAGATCTGGCTGTTCCCGGCGGGCGTCGCGCTGGTCGTGCTGCTGGCCTTCGTGTTCCTGTTCCGCGAACGGCCGGCCGCCGTGTCCGCGCAATCGTCCGCACCATCGGCGCACTGA
- a CDS encoding Gfo/Idh/MocA family protein, with protein MSKLGIAIVGTGMIGEVHRRAAVLAGAVVRGVSASSYERARDVSAAWDVPRAYRDIEEVVADPQVQVVHVCTPNHLHRAMAQAALEAGKHVICEKPLATTLDDARALAALAASTGLAATVPFVYRYHPVVREARARIAHGDLGPLRLIHGSYLQDWLMDPASNNWRVDPTLGGASRVFADIGSHWCDLVEWVTGERFVEVSAAFETVIAERSAATSQSFATATTEAGMHAVSSEDVAAAMFKTGGGTLVSLTVSQVSAGRRNRLWFEIDGAKASVAFDQEDSERLWIGLPDQREEIFVRGPAAGSSEQRRLSVLPVGHAQGYGYCFEAFVADTYRAIAAERPEGLPTFEDGLRSALIVDRVIASSRTRAWTPIG; from the coding sequence ATGAGCAAGCTTGGAATCGCCATCGTGGGTACCGGAATGATCGGCGAGGTGCATCGCCGCGCGGCGGTCCTGGCGGGCGCCGTCGTCAGGGGCGTGAGCGCGTCGTCGTACGAGCGCGCGCGCGACGTGTCAGCAGCCTGGGATGTTCCGCGGGCCTATCGCGATATCGAAGAAGTCGTCGCCGACCCGCAGGTACAGGTCGTGCATGTCTGCACGCCCAACCACCTGCATCGCGCGATGGCGCAGGCCGCGCTGGAGGCCGGCAAGCACGTGATCTGCGAAAAACCCCTCGCTACGACGCTGGACGACGCCAGGGCCCTGGCGGCGTTGGCCGCATCCACCGGGTTGGCGGCCACGGTGCCCTTCGTCTATCGCTATCACCCGGTCGTACGCGAAGCGCGCGCGCGCATCGCCCACGGCGACCTGGGGCCGCTGCGCCTCATTCACGGCAGCTACCTGCAGGACTGGCTGATGGATCCTGCCAGCAACAATTGGCGCGTCGATCCGACCCTGGGCGGCGCCTCGCGCGTGTTCGCCGACATCGGATCGCACTGGTGCGATCTGGTCGAATGGGTCACCGGGGAACGATTCGTCGAAGTCAGCGCCGCGTTCGAAACGGTGATCGCCGAGCGAAGCGCCGCCACCAGCCAGAGCTTCGCCACTGCGACGACAGAGGCTGGAATGCACGCCGTATCGAGCGAAGACGTCGCCGCGGCCATGTTCAAGACCGGGGGCGGCACCCTGGTCTCATTGACCGTCAGCCAGGTATCGGCCGGGCGCAGGAATCGCCTGTGGTTCGAGATCGACGGCGCCAAGGCCAGCGTGGCGTTCGACCAGGAAGACAGCGAGCGACTGTGGATCGGGTTGCCCGACCAGCGCGAAGAGATCTTCGTCCGCGGCCCGGCCGCGGGAAGTTCCGAGCAACGCAGGCTCTCGGTGCTGCCGGTCGGCCACGCGCAAGGTTACGGCTACTGCTTCGAGGCCTTTGTCGCGGATACCTATCGCGCCATCGCGGCCGAACGGCCGGAAGGGCTGCCGACGTTCGAGGACGGACTGCGCTCGGCCCTGATCGTCGATCGCGTCATCGCATCGTCCAGGACGCGCGCCTGGACTCCCATCGGTTGA
- a CDS encoding serine hydrolase domain-containing protein, which translates to MPAGSRSSHAVGGGPIPIHPARQSATAHADATGVRKPKPDAGIHRWIAPVTGHSDEEHEMTSILRSGHRRPRLCHAVALIAALLVVPVPVIAAQATAGPAEQVDHYLQMQMDKLRIPGLAVAVVKDGRVVLTRNYGIASVEFAQPVREDTVFAINSVTKAFTGVAAMRLVQEGRLDLVAPVARYLGDLPIAWRGITIRQLLSHMSGLPDVMRAPTVETDAAAAWAWTQQQAVVFPPGQRFSYCQTNYTLIQRVINTIEGRPLDSTLADDQLRLADMTRTFYGDAYDVIPQKAPTYRWVKPALPVDGRSGVASDAPRVMKAASERFQPFRRASSALNSTAADLAQWLITIDTGRMLTPQARETMWTPVTFASGEKGQWGLGWQVLARGSHRAVGMTGGGRAAVFVYPQDRVGVVILTNLAGSYPEDMVDKVASLYAPGLPLTGVPALRIALEEQGYDRAQQAAAAIEAKDKTLTWSETELNDWGYRLLSTEHAGDALAIFQLAVKKFPRSANAEDSLAQAYRAIGDSDAAALHYRRVLQFHPGHAGALRQLAELKQSIDNEPSTTR; encoded by the coding sequence ATGCCGGCAGGTTCGAGAAGCAGCCACGCGGTGGGAGGCGGCCCGATTCCGATCCATCCCGCGCGGCAATCCGCGACTGCCCACGCCGATGCGACCGGCGTCAGAAAACCCAAGCCCGACGCGGGCATCCACCGCTGGATCGCCCCGGTGACGGGCCACTCAGACGAGGAGCACGAGATGACATCGATTCTACGGTCCGGTCATCGCCGGCCGCGCCTTTGCCATGCCGTTGCTCTGATCGCCGCGTTGCTGGTCGTCCCGGTTCCAGTCATTGCCGCGCAGGCGACGGCCGGACCTGCCGAACAGGTCGATCACTATCTTCAAATGCAGATGGACAAGCTGAGGATTCCCGGTTTGGCCGTCGCGGTCGTGAAGGATGGACGCGTCGTACTGACGCGCAACTACGGTATCGCCAGCGTCGAATTCGCCCAGCCGGTGCGCGAGGACACGGTATTCGCGATCAATTCGGTGACGAAGGCATTCACCGGCGTAGCGGCAATGCGGTTGGTGCAGGAGGGACGGCTCGACCTGGTCGCGCCGGTCGCTCGTTATCTTGGCGATCTGCCCATAGCCTGGCGCGGCATCACCATCCGCCAGTTGCTGAGCCATATGTCCGGCCTGCCGGACGTCATGCGCGCACCGACCGTGGAAACCGACGCCGCCGCCGCATGGGCCTGGACCCAACAGCAAGCCGTCGTCTTCCCGCCAGGCCAGCGCTTCAGCTATTGCCAGACCAACTACACGTTGATCCAACGCGTGATCAATACGATCGAGGGCCGCCCGCTCGATTCCACCTTGGCGGACGATCAACTGCGTCTGGCCGATATGACGCGAACCTTCTACGGCGATGCCTACGACGTAATTCCGCAGAAGGCGCCTACCTATCGCTGGGTAAAACCGGCGCTGCCCGTTGATGGGCGCAGCGGCGTGGCATCCGATGCGCCACGGGTCATGAAAGCGGCTTCCGAGCGATTCCAGCCTTTCCGTCGAGCCTCTTCCGCACTGAACAGCACCGCGGCCGACTTGGCGCAGTGGCTGATCACCATCGACACCGGACGCATGCTGACGCCGCAGGCGCGCGAGACGATGTGGACGCCGGTGACCTTCGCCAGCGGAGAGAAGGGGCAATGGGGCTTGGGCTGGCAAGTGCTGGCACGCGGCAGCCATCGTGCCGTGGGAATGACGGGCGGCGGTCGCGCCGCTGTTTTCGTCTATCCACAAGACCGTGTAGGCGTAGTCATCCTCACCAATCTGGCCGGCTCCTATCCCGAGGACATGGTCGACAAGGTGGCGTCCCTGTATGCACCCGGCCTTCCTCTGACCGGTGTGCCGGCGCTGCGGATCGCGCTCGAAGAACAAGGGTACGATCGCGCGCAACAAGCCGCCGCCGCCATCGAGGCCAAGGACAAGACGCTTACGTGGTCGGAAACGGAACTCAACGACTGGGGATACAGATTGCTCAGCACCGAGCATGCCGGGGATGCGCTGGCAATTTTCCAATTGGCCGTGAAAAAATTCCCGCGCAGCGCCAATGCGGAAGACAGCCTCGCTCAAGCCTATCGCGCGATCGGCGACAGCGACGCCGCCGCGCTTCATTATCGGCGCGTACTGCAGTTCCATCCGGGCCATGCCGGCGCGCTGCGACAGCTCGCCGAACTGAAGCAGAGCATCGACAATGAGCCGAGCACCACCCGATAG
- a CDS encoding c-type cytochrome: MFKFIPIAALSFLAAALMAAPATAQDAAAGAKLYADNCSACHGPDRAGIAGTFPALTDVTKRLDPKQIKEKIQKGGGLMPPFGQLSPKDVEDIAAFLKQ; this comes from the coding sequence ATGTTCAAATTCATCCCGATAGCGGCCCTGTCCTTCCTCGCCGCGGCGCTGATGGCCGCACCCGCCACCGCGCAGGATGCCGCGGCAGGCGCCAAGCTCTACGCCGACAACTGCTCGGCCTGCCACGGTCCCGACCGCGCGGGCATCGCAGGGACGTTTCCCGCCCTGACCGATGTGACCAAGCGGCTCGACCCGAAGCAGATCAAGGAAAAGATCCAGAAAGGCGGCGGACTGATGCCGCCGTTCGGTCAACTGTCGCCCAAGGACGTCGAAGACATCGCAGCCTTCCTGAAACAGTAG
- a CDS encoding 3-keto-disaccharide hydrolase gives MTKPVLMAWCVLAAAPAFAQAQGGQQPDPAKTEVWKPIPMAVATPRDAAPSDAVVLFDGKDLSAWESELGGKAPWAVAGGAFTVVPGSKGIRTKKRFCDIQLHVEWRSPAKTQGFDGQKRGNSGIFLQELYELQVLDSYDNPTYANGQAASIYKQAIPLVNASRAPGQWQVYDVIWKAPRFSEGGGLASPARMTVLHNGVLVQNDTVLSGKTEYIGAPSYAPHGCAPIYLQDHDSKVSFRNVWVREL, from the coding sequence ATGACCAAACCGGTCCTGATGGCTTGGTGTGTGCTGGCCGCGGCTCCTGCGTTCGCGCAGGCACAGGGCGGGCAGCAGCCCGATCCGGCCAAAACCGAAGTCTGGAAACCGATCCCCATGGCGGTGGCCACGCCCAGGGACGCCGCGCCATCCGACGCGGTGGTGTTGTTCGACGGCAAGGACCTGTCGGCCTGGGAGAGCGAGCTGGGCGGCAAAGCCCCGTGGGCCGTAGCCGGCGGCGCGTTCACCGTGGTGCCGGGCAGCAAGGGCATCCGTACGAAGAAGCGCTTTTGCGACATCCAGCTGCATGTCGAATGGCGAAGCCCCGCCAAGACCCAGGGATTCGACGGCCAGAAGCGCGGCAACAGCGGGATTTTCCTGCAGGAGCTCTACGAGTTGCAGGTGCTCGACAGCTACGACAACCCGACCTATGCCAACGGCCAGGCGGCTTCGATCTACAAGCAGGCCATCCCGCTGGTGAATGCCTCGCGCGCGCCGGGCCAATGGCAGGTGTACGACGTGATCTGGAAGGCGCCGCGCTTTTCGGAAGGCGGCGGTCTTGCATCGCCCGCTCGCATGACCGTCCTGCACAACGGCGTGCTCGTACAGAACGACACCGTCTTGTCGGGCAAGACCGAATACATCGGGGCGCCGTCGTATGCGCCGCACGGCTGCGCGCCGATCTATCTGCAGGATCACGACTCGAAAGTCAGCTTCCGCAACGTCTGGGTGCGCGAGTTGTAA
- a CDS encoding gluconate 2-dehydrogenase subunit 3 family protein: protein MERRELLKMIAAATGAAMIGMPAFVYGQAPVANGKTAFSDSEVAKLDEIAETILPRTKTPGAKDAGVGLFMAQFVTDCYTPGYRTIFREGLADIDKRAGGDFMSLTPQARTELLRVLDAEAGKQRDATDVATGGANPGSVKLHYFAMIKQLVLFGYFTSKAGATQALRYVAVPGRYDGEVAYEPGTPAWATN, encoded by the coding sequence ATGGAACGTCGCGAGCTTTTGAAGATGATCGCGGCCGCCACCGGCGCGGCAATGATCGGCATGCCGGCGTTCGTCTACGGACAGGCGCCGGTCGCGAACGGCAAGACCGCCTTCTCCGACAGCGAAGTGGCCAAGCTGGACGAGATCGCGGAAACCATCCTACCGCGGACCAAGACGCCCGGCGCGAAGGATGCGGGCGTGGGCCTGTTCATGGCGCAGTTCGTGACCGATTGCTACACGCCCGGGTATCGGACGATCTTCCGCGAGGGGCTGGCCGACATCGACAAGCGCGCCGGCGGTGACTTCATGTCGCTGACGCCCCAGGCCCGCACGGAATTGCTGCGTGTGCTGGATGCCGAAGCCGGAAAGCAACGCGACGCGACCGACGTGGCCACCGGGGGCGCCAATCCAGGGTCGGTGAAGCTGCATTACTTCGCGATGATCAAGCAACTCGTGCTTTTCGGTTATTTCACTTCCAAGGCGGGCGCGACACAGGCGCTGCGCTACGTCGCCGTGCCGGGCCGCTACGACGGCGAGGTGGCCTACGAGCCGGGCACGCCGGCGTGGGCGACCAACTGA
- a CDS encoding hydroxypyruvate isomerase family protein: MMAGLGLAAGGIAPGLAAAKPLKGKLKHSVARWTFPKQSVAELCQTVKGIGFSAIDLVGPDDWPTLKAHGVVSSMCNGAEIGLTKGFAATEFHDQLVERYTRHIDLVADAGYRNLICFSGNRNAMDPAEGMANAEAGLKRILGHAERRGVMLVMELLNSRVDHPDYLCDHSVWGIELCKRIGSDNFGLLYDIYHMQIMEGDIIASIRKNHAFFKHYHTAGVPGRHEIGADQELNYPAICRAIRDTGFDGYLAQEFMPQAPDPVASLREAIRLCDV; the protein is encoded by the coding sequence ATGATGGCCGGTCTCGGGCTGGCCGCGGGCGGGATTGCGCCCGGGCTTGCCGCGGCAAAGCCGCTCAAGGGCAAGCTCAAGCATTCTGTCGCGCGTTGGACCTTCCCGAAGCAGTCGGTCGCCGAGCTGTGCCAGACGGTGAAGGGCATCGGCTTTTCCGCCATCGACCTGGTCGGCCCGGACGACTGGCCCACCTTGAAGGCGCATGGCGTGGTCAGCTCGATGTGCAACGGCGCGGAGATCGGCCTGACCAAAGGCTTCGCCGCCACCGAGTTCCACGATCAGTTGGTGGAGCGCTACACCCGCCACATCGACCTGGTGGCGGATGCCGGTTACCGCAACCTCATCTGCTTTTCCGGAAATCGCAATGCAATGGATCCCGCGGAAGGGATGGCGAACGCGGAGGCGGGGCTTAAACGCATCCTCGGGCATGCCGAGAGGCGCGGCGTCATGCTGGTGATGGAGTTGCTGAATTCCCGGGTGGACCATCCCGACTACCTGTGCGATCACTCCGTGTGGGGTATCGAGCTGTGCAAGCGGATCGGTTCGGACAACTTCGGGCTGCTGTACGACATCTATCACATGCAGATCATGGAAGGCGACATCATCGCCAGCATCCGCAAGAACCATGCGTTCTTCAAGCATTACCACACCGCCGGCGTGCCCGGCCGGCATGAGATCGGCGCGGACCAGGAACTCAACTATCCCGCGATCTGCCGCGCGATCCGCGACACCGGTTTCGACGGCTATCTGGCGCAGGAGTTCATGCCGCAGGCGCCCGATCCCGTCGCCTCGCTGCGTGAAGCGATACGCCTGTGCGACGTTTGA
- a CDS encoding GMC oxidoreductase yields the protein MADNHYDAIVVGSGISGGWAAKELTEKGLKVLMLERGRNIEHVKGYVNAMKESWDFPHRDRPTQAMKADFPVLMRDYGLAENTMGMWANEKDSPYTETKRFDWFRGYHVGGRSLLWGRQSYRFSDLDFEANLKDGIATDWPIRYADIAPWYDHVEKFAGIAGTVEGLDVLPDGQFLPPVPLNVVEKDVAARIQKAFGGTRHLIHSRTANITQPKLEQGRVNCQYRNKCILGCPYGAYFSTQSATLPAAMKTGNLTLRPFSIVKEVLYDKDRKRARGVEIIDAENGQTYQYTADVIFLNASTFNSTWLLMNSATDVWDGGLGSSSGELGHNVMDHHFRIGAAGTVEGYDDKYYFGRRPCGFYIPRFRNLGGDRRDYVRGFGYQGSASRTGWSRDIAELSIGADLKDALSVPGDWRIGMTGFGEMLPYHDNTISLDHNRKDKWGLPVLAMDVSLRENELAMRKDMGADAAEMLEAAGVKDVKVQKGDYAPGMGIHEMGTARMGRDRKSSVLNMHNQVWDAPNVYVTDGACMTSSACVNPSLTYMALTARAADHAVRELKAGNL from the coding sequence ATGGCAGACAATCACTACGACGCCATTGTCGTTGGATCAGGAATCAGTGGCGGTTGGGCTGCCAAGGAACTGACCGAAAAGGGACTCAAGGTCCTGATGCTGGAGCGCGGCCGCAACATCGAACACGTCAAGGGCTACGTCAACGCGATGAAGGAGTCGTGGGACTTCCCGCATCGCGACCGCCCGACCCAGGCGATGAAGGCGGACTTTCCGGTCCTCATGCGCGACTACGGTCTGGCGGAAAACACGATGGGGATGTGGGCCAACGAAAAGGACAGCCCCTACACCGAAACCAAGCGCTTCGACTGGTTCCGCGGCTATCACGTCGGTGGCCGCTCGTTGCTGTGGGGCCGGCAGAGTTATCGATTTTCGGATCTGGATTTCGAAGCGAACCTCAAGGACGGCATCGCCACCGACTGGCCGATCCGTTACGCCGACATCGCGCCGTGGTACGACCATGTCGAGAAATTCGCGGGCATCGCCGGCACCGTCGAAGGACTGGACGTTCTGCCCGATGGCCAGTTCCTGCCGCCGGTCCCGTTGAACGTCGTCGAGAAGGATGTGGCGGCGCGGATACAAAAAGCATTCGGCGGCACGCGCCACCTGATCCACTCGCGCACCGCGAACATCACCCAGCCCAAGCTCGAGCAGGGCCGGGTCAATTGCCAGTATCGCAACAAGTGCATCCTGGGTTGCCCGTACGGCGCTTACTTTTCGACCCAGTCGGCGACGCTGCCGGCGGCGATGAAGACGGGCAACCTGACCTTGCGCCCGTTCTCGATCGTCAAGGAAGTGCTTTACGACAAGGACCGCAAGCGGGCACGCGGGGTGGAGATCATCGATGCCGAGAACGGCCAGACCTATCAATACACCGCCGACGTCATCTTCCTCAACGCATCGACCTTCAATTCGACCTGGCTGCTGATGAATTCGGCCACCGATGTGTGGGACGGCGGGCTGGGTTCGTCCTCGGGCGAGCTGGGGCACAACGTCATGGACCATCATTTCCGCATCGGCGCCGCCGGCACGGTCGAGGGTTACGACGACAAGTACTACTTCGGCCGCCGCCCGTGCGGCTTCTACATTCCGCGTTTCCGCAATCTCGGCGGCGACAGGCGCGACTATGTGCGCGGGTTCGGCTACCAGGGTTCGGCCAGTCGCACGGGATGGTCGCGCGACATCGCCGAACTCAGCATCGGCGCCGACCTGAAGGACGCGTTGAGCGTACCGGGAGACTGGCGCATCGGCATGACCGGTTTCGGAGAGATGCTGCCGTATCACGACAACACGATCAGCCTCGATCACAATCGCAAGGACAAGTGGGGGCTGCCGGTGCTGGCGATGGACGTGAGCCTGCGCGAGAACGAATTGGCCATGCGCAAGGACATGGGCGCGGACGCCGCCGAAATGCTGGAGGCCGCGGGCGTCAAGGACGTCAAGGTGCAGAAGGGCGACTATGCCCCCGGCATGGGCATCCACGAAATGGGCACGGCGCGAATGGGCCGCGATCGGAAGAGTTCGGTACTCAACATGCACAACCAGGTCTGGGATGCGCCGAACGTCTACGTGACCGACGGGGCCTGCATGACCTCCAGTGCCTGCGTGAATCCGTCGCTGACGTACATGGCGCTGACCGCGCGCGCGGCGGATCATGCGGTGCGCGAACTCAAGGCGGGGAACCTGTGA
- a CDS encoding CPBP family intramembrane glutamic endopeptidase, protein MSRAPPDSGYLSRAGRLKSLLHALAFCLTAALALVVASIASRQFPGWPEEVVIGAVAALLTWALTAAFLRRDRKRFGDVGLAWDRRTHVRFFIGLAIGFALVGVHVAILASTGDVVWTRNSGVDATGTVVAAFGYLLLALREEIAFRGYPLRTLLPAFGAAGAQLMVMAVFVAEHRLGGATWSNAIIGAGLGALVFGMAALATRGIALALGLHAAWNFGDWMRGGKQGHGVWTMHIEKAHSAHVDQVALAAYAAIMLLMLFFFAVIHRQNEIPVSKRDPGI, encoded by the coding sequence ATGAGCCGAGCACCACCCGATAGCGGCTACCTCTCACGCGCCGGGCGGCTGAAATCCCTGCTGCACGCGCTGGCGTTCTGCCTGACTGCCGCGCTTGCCCTGGTTGTCGCCAGTATCGCGTCTCGCCAGTTTCCCGGATGGCCGGAAGAGGTCGTCATCGGAGCGGTGGCGGCATTGCTCACGTGGGCGCTGACGGCTGCATTCCTGCGTCGGGACCGAAAGCGCTTCGGTGATGTCGGACTCGCATGGGATCGCCGAACACATGTGCGCTTCTTCATCGGCCTGGCGATCGGTTTCGCATTGGTGGGCGTACACGTCGCCATTCTTGCCAGCACGGGCGACGTGGTCTGGACGCGCAATAGCGGGGTCGATGCGACAGGGACGGTCGTCGCTGCGTTCGGATATCTGCTGCTTGCATTGCGCGAGGAAATCGCCTTTCGAGGCTACCCATTGCGCACGCTGTTGCCCGCGTTCGGCGCAGCCGGTGCGCAGCTGATGGTCATGGCCGTCTTCGTGGCCGAACATCGGCTAGGCGGCGCCACGTGGAGCAATGCCATCATCGGCGCAGGCTTGGGCGCGCTGGTGTTTGGCATGGCGGCCTTGGCGACGCGCGGCATCGCACTTGCGTTGGGGCTGCATGCGGCGTGGAACTTCGGCGACTGGATGCGCGGCGGCAAACAGGGCCATGGGGTATGGACGATGCATATCGAAAAGGCGCACTCGGCCCACGTTGACCAAGTCGCGCTAGCGGCGTACGCAGCAATAATGCTGCTGATGCTGTTTTTCTTCGCCGTCATCCATCGCCAGAATGAGATTCCCGTAAGCAAGCGCGATCCAGGCATCTGA